A single region of the Salipaludibacillus sp. LMS25 genome encodes:
- the aspA gene encoding aspartate ammonia-lyase, which yields MTTMRTERDLMGERQIPAHAYYGIQTVRAKENFPITGYPPHEELIKAFGYVKKAAAKANSQVGALNKTIAEAVMKAADEVIEGKLNNEFIVDSIQGGAGTSFNMNANEVIANRAIELLGGEKGDYLKVSPNTHVNMAQSTNDTFPTAIHIACLNLSRGLIHVLNELIETMTQKEDEFDHVIKMGRTHLQDAVPIRLGQEFGSYRRLLGRDLARIKQSVDHLYEVNMGATAVGTGLNALPEYIEKVTKNLADMTGMPFHRAENLVDATQNTDAYTQLSGAMKILAINLSKIANDLRLMSSGPRTGFNEINLPPRQAGSSIMPGKVNPVMCEVINQISFQVIGNDHTISLASEAGQLELNVMEPVLVFNLLQSFSILKNGIHVFKEFAVKGIEANIERCQELVENSVGIITAINPHVGYETAARIAKEAINSKRPVREICLEKGILTEDELNRILEPKEMTNPGIAAPDLIFGHDI from the coding sequence ATGACAACTATGAGGACAGAAAGAGACTTAATGGGAGAACGCCAGATTCCTGCACATGCTTATTATGGTATACAAACAGTAAGAGCAAAAGAGAATTTCCCTATAACAGGTTATCCGCCACACGAGGAATTAATTAAAGCATTTGGGTATGTTAAAAAAGCAGCAGCGAAAGCTAATTCTCAAGTAGGAGCCTTAAACAAAACGATTGCTGAAGCAGTGATGAAAGCAGCTGATGAGGTGATTGAAGGAAAACTTAATAACGAATTTATAGTTGATAGCATACAAGGTGGTGCTGGTACGTCATTTAATATGAATGCAAACGAAGTTATCGCCAATAGAGCTATTGAATTATTAGGGGGAGAGAAAGGGGATTATCTAAAAGTGAGCCCTAACACCCATGTAAACATGGCTCAGTCTACAAATGATACATTTCCTACTGCTATTCATATTGCATGTCTGAATTTATCACGCGGTCTCATTCATGTGTTAAATGAATTAATTGAAACGATGACACAAAAAGAAGATGAATTTGATCATGTCATTAAAATGGGGAGAACTCATCTTCAAGATGCTGTTCCTATTCGTCTTGGTCAAGAATTTGGTTCTTATCGCAGATTACTTGGGAGAGATCTTGCAAGAATTAAGCAATCAGTTGATCACTTGTATGAAGTGAACATGGGGGCTACTGCAGTTGGAACAGGGTTAAACGCATTACCAGAATACATAGAGAAAGTAACGAAAAACTTAGCAGATATGACAGGCATGCCTTTCCATAGAGCTGAAAACCTCGTAGATGCTACTCAAAACACCGATGCTTATACACAGCTGTCCGGTGCAATGAAAATACTAGCTATTAACTTGTCTAAGATTGCAAATGATTTGCGTCTTATGAGTTCAGGTCCTCGCACCGGATTTAATGAAATCAACCTTCCTCCAAGGCAGGCAGGCTCATCCATTATGCCTGGAAAGGTCAACCCTGTTATGTGTGAAGTTATTAACCAAATATCTTTTCAGGTTATTGGGAATGATCATACTATCAGTCTTGCTTCAGAAGCAGGTCAACTTGAATTAAATGTGATGGAGCCAGTACTCGTATTTAATTTATTGCAATCATTCTCTATTCTCAAAAATGGTATACATGTTTTCAAAGAATTTGCTGTAAAAGGCATTGAAGCAAATATTGAACGTTGCCAAGAGCTTGTAGAAAATAGTGTCGGTATTATCACAGCGATTAATCCGCATGTTGGTTATGAAACAGCGGCACGGATTGCGAAAGAAGCCATAAACTCAAAGCGACCGGTTAGAGAGATATGTCTTGAAAAAGGTATCTTAACGGAAGATGAACTGAACAGAATTCTTGAACCGAAAGAAATGACAAACCCAGGAATTGCAGCTCCTGACTTAATTTTTGGCCATGATATTTAA
- a CDS encoding SPOR domain-containing protein codes for MNHKKDVTVKRDGKYKEVETWTLPVGEESNNKNIKSTEVNSVAQWKTDHSQLTNKEKIVDLRKRRRTVEELRKPFWDDGKSEHSPKLPPSHRKKVKRTPRTFALSLLKNVVFLAVSSAVVIGGVFGMLLLSMLSANGTSSEAGRGSQSVDPVGAITGAEEVKQMIELPSLEVHVVQAGAFSTIDKVEDMQRELNEKEVPSIIVEEKHSHYLFIGAAGSKDLAESLAKYYDSKGIETYVKPFSIEAKEINMSEETAQFFLLASTWIGRLANITEEGPSGEEAENLVETLAEWEQTNIQALWENNEAEVLISDWIAYSRQLNIGEASHKEIQEILLKSLQIYGTLITLMEG; via the coding sequence GTGAATCATAAAAAGGATGTTACTGTTAAACGAGATGGTAAATATAAAGAAGTAGAAACGTGGACCCTTCCAGTAGGTGAAGAATCTAATAACAAAAATATAAAATCAACGGAAGTAAATAGTGTGGCACAATGGAAAACAGATCACTCTCAACTAACGAATAAAGAAAAAATTGTCGACCTTCGTAAGAGACGGCGCACAGTGGAAGAATTAAGAAAGCCTTTTTGGGACGATGGGAAAAGTGAACATAGTCCAAAACTTCCTCCTTCTCACCGAAAAAAAGTGAAGCGGACTCCGAGAACGTTTGCCTTAAGCTTATTAAAAAATGTAGTATTCCTTGCTGTGTCGTCTGCTGTCGTCATTGGTGGTGTTTTCGGTATGCTATTGCTCTCTATGCTTTCCGCAAATGGGACGAGCTCTGAAGCAGGGAGGGGGTCACAATCAGTTGATCCGGTAGGGGCTATAACGGGAGCTGAAGAGGTTAAACAGATGATAGAGCTGCCAAGCCTTGAAGTTCACGTTGTTCAGGCGGGAGCTTTCTCTACTATAGATAAAGTGGAAGACATGCAAAGAGAATTAAATGAAAAAGAAGTACCTTCCATTATTGTAGAAGAGAAGCATAGCCATTACTTATTTATTGGAGCGGCTGGAAGTAAGGATCTAGCAGAATCATTAGCTAAATATTATGATTCAAAAGGAATAGAGACATATGTAAAGCCATTTAGCATAGAAGCAAAAGAGATTAATATGAGTGAAGAAACAGCACAGTTTTTCTTGTTAGCATCTACTTGGATAGGGCGGCTGGCTAATATAACTGAGGAAGGTCCATCAGGAGAAGAAGCGGAAAATTTAGTGGAAACATTAGCAGAATGGGAACAAACGAACATACAAGCTTTGTGGGAAAATAATGAAGCCGAGGTGCTTATAAGTGATTGGATAGCTTATAGTAGGCAATTAAATATTGGAGAAGCTTCTCATAAAGAAATTCAAGAGATATTACTAAAAAGCTTGCAAATTTATGGTACATTAATTACGTTGATGGAAGGGTAA
- a CDS encoding A24 family peptidase, which produces MGFTMGIYLIIFLFGVVMGSFFNVIGLRLPKKESLIVPRSHCRTCNVSLTALDLVPILSYLAFKGRCRTCYSKISPVYPLMEFATGALVVLAVMKIGLSWELPIALLFISLLIIITVSDLAYKIIMNNVLLLFLISFILLRHTLVPLDPWWDASIAAIIGFLLLFLLAVLSKGGMGGGDIKLYGVIGFVLGISNVFLSLFIASVIGTVVGLTGMMMKKWDRKTIIPFGPFIAIGSISAYFFGEELITFYYESFIRGFLLN; this is translated from the coding sequence ATGGGATTCACTATGGGAATTTATCTAATTATTTTTTTATTTGGTGTTGTTATGGGGTCATTTTTTAATGTAATAGGTCTTAGACTACCGAAAAAAGAATCTTTGATAGTACCAAGATCACATTGCCGTACTTGTAATGTAAGTTTAACAGCATTAGATTTAGTCCCAATCTTGTCCTACCTTGCTTTTAAGGGACGCTGTCGTACGTGCTATTCAAAAATTTCTCCTGTCTATCCTCTAATGGAGTTTGCAACAGGAGCATTAGTTGTATTGGCAGTGATGAAGATCGGTTTAAGTTGGGAACTTCCTATAGCCCTTTTATTTATCTCCTTATTGATCATTATTACTGTCAGTGATCTGGCATATAAAATAATTATGAATAATGTGCTCTTATTATTCCTTATTTCATTTATTTTACTTCGTCATACACTCGTACCGTTGGATCCATGGTGGGACGCCTCAATAGCTGCTATTATAGGTTTTTTATTATTATTTCTACTTGCTGTTTTATCTAAAGGAGGAATGGGAGGAGGAGATATAAAATTGTATGGAGTGATCGGCTTTGTGCTTGGTATTTCAAATGTTTTTTTATCACTCTTTATAGCCTCGGTCATCGGTACTGTAGTAGGTTTAACAGGGATGATGATGAAAAAGTGGGACCGAAAAACGATTATACCCTTTGGGCCATTTATCGCCATTGGTAGTATAAGTGCTTATTTTTTTGGTGAAGAACTCATCACTTTTTATTATGAGTCATTTATTAGAGGTTTTTTACTTAACTGA